A section of the Amycolatopsis sp. AA4 genome encodes:
- a CDS encoding alpha/beta fold hydrolase has product MSDVLPVVFVHGIRLSGACWQQQKRLARGRIATPDLPGHGTRRGERFTLDGAVDAVADAIDEVGGRAVLVGHSLGGYVSIATAARHPERVVSLVGAGCSLVPSPILRGGFRFASRGLAAAADDGAWLLRRVLPAEVAEPTIAAGIASEVIPDVLAAGMDPLADLARYPGRVLLLNGRHDHFRLGERRFLAACQDGALQIVPGAGHYLPLTHGEICARAAALVSG; this is encoded by the coding sequence ATGAGCGACGTGCTGCCGGTGGTTTTCGTGCACGGCATCCGGCTGTCCGGAGCGTGCTGGCAACAGCAGAAACGCCTGGCACGGGGTCGAATCGCGACGCCGGACCTGCCGGGACACGGGACGCGGCGCGGGGAACGGTTCACTCTCGACGGTGCGGTCGACGCGGTCGCCGACGCTATCGACGAGGTCGGCGGCCGCGCGGTTCTGGTCGGGCATTCCCTCGGCGGCTATGTCTCGATCGCGACCGCGGCCCGCCATCCGGAGCGGGTCGTATCCCTGGTGGGAGCTGGCTGTTCGCTCGTGCCCAGTCCGATATTGCGCGGCGGGTTCCGGTTCGCGAGCCGCGGGCTGGCGGCAGCTGCGGACGACGGCGCGTGGCTGCTCCGCCGGGTTCTTCCCGCCGAGGTGGCGGAACCGACGATCGCCGCGGGAATCGCTTCCGAGGTCATCCCCGACGTGCTGGCGGCTGGGATGGATCCGCTCGCCGACCTCGCGCGGTACCCGGGGCGGGTACTGCTGCTGAACGGCCGCCACGACCACTTCCGCCTTGGCGAGCGCCGGTTTTTGGCTGCCTGTCAGGACGGAGCGCTGCAGATCGTGCCGGGAGCTGGCCACTACCTGCCGCTCACCCACGGCGAGATCTGCGCGCGAGCGGCGGCGCTGGTCAGCGGTTAA
- a CDS encoding CapA family protein, whose protein sequence is MITLVLGGDVNLQGRANPETAFQPLSSLLTGADVRFVNLEGPLSGSTGTDIPHKPNWRHSPPEMVAALTAAEIDVVSVANNVTYPPAAAMASLAVLDRAGIAHCGAGANLAEAHAPAILERPGGRIAFLAYTSLCWPVGQEATEDSPGVAVAGAYTSYQPDPRVLDVPGRPPIVHTTPVRRDLELLLADIRRARAEADHVVVSMHWGLPGEELAEYQVTYAHAIVDAGADLVVGHGPHTVQPVEVYRGRPILYSLGNLVFDWPAMRDRHRDGLLAGCVVGEQMRVELVPIRRDEDNECVPLTGADADEALRRFVELSARRGTTVTVSDGFATVEGLRG, encoded by the coding sequence ATGATCACGCTCGTACTCGGCGGAGACGTCAACCTGCAGGGCCGCGCGAACCCGGAAACGGCGTTCCAGCCGCTGAGCTCGCTGCTCACCGGCGCCGACGTGCGGTTCGTGAATCTCGAGGGACCGCTGTCCGGCTCGACCGGCACGGACATCCCGCACAAGCCGAACTGGCGGCATTCCCCGCCGGAGATGGTCGCCGCGCTGACCGCCGCCGAGATCGACGTCGTGTCGGTGGCCAACAACGTCACCTACCCGCCGGCCGCGGCGATGGCGAGCCTCGCCGTCCTGGACCGCGCCGGAATCGCGCATTGCGGCGCGGGCGCGAACCTCGCCGAAGCGCACGCGCCGGCGATCCTCGAACGGCCCGGCGGCCGGATCGCGTTCCTCGCCTACACGTCGCTGTGCTGGCCCGTCGGGCAGGAGGCGACGGAGGACTCGCCGGGCGTCGCCGTAGCGGGCGCTTACACGTCGTACCAACCGGATCCGCGCGTCCTGGACGTCCCCGGCCGCCCGCCGATCGTGCACACCACGCCGGTCCGCCGCGACCTGGAGCTGCTGCTCGCCGACATCCGCCGCGCCCGCGCCGAGGCCGACCACGTCGTGGTGTCGATGCATTGGGGCCTCCCTGGCGAAGAACTGGCCGAGTACCAGGTGACCTACGCGCACGCGATCGTCGACGCCGGGGCCGACCTGGTCGTCGGGCACGGACCGCACACCGTGCAGCCGGTCGAGGTGTACCGCGGCCGCCCGATCCTCTACAGCCTGGGAAACCTCGTCTTCGACTGGCCGGCCATGCGCGACCGGCACCGCGACGGCCTGCTCGCCGGCTGCGTCGTCGGCGAGCAGATGCGGGTCGAATTAGTGCCGATCCGCCGCGACGAAGACAACGAATGCGTACCGTTGACGGGAGCCGACGCCGACGAAGCACTGCGGCGCTTCGTGGAGTTGTCCGCGCGGCGCGGCACGACCGTGACGGTCAGTGATGGCTTCGCGACCGTCGAAGGACTTCGCGGCTAG
- a CDS encoding TauD/TfdA family dioxygenase encodes MSVDLPARLRSSVTPDDGILEGPRVLRRLPDGGEERPYELFALRPLGRVIGAEISGVDLGAPVSPRLRAELNRALLEWKVLFFRDQHITSQQQRAFAANWGELETNPFIPRGDSDEVVRFTRTAGMPGYENIWHTDVTWRPNPALGSVLRLVEVPPIGGDTMWADMAAAYDNLPADVRERIDGLTAVHDFVPGFDRFTDPDLLAQWQDAYPPVEHPVVRTHPETGRRTLFVNQAFTTHIVGLDRGESDRLLRYLFLQAHTPEFQVRFRWEPDSVAFWDNRATQHYAVNDYHPHVRIAERVAIVGDRPY; translated from the coding sequence ATGTCTGTAGACCTGCCTGCCCGCCTGCGCTCGTCCGTCACCCCGGACGACGGGATCCTCGAAGGACCGCGCGTGCTGCGCCGCCTTCCGGACGGCGGCGAAGAACGTCCCTACGAGCTTTTCGCCCTGCGCCCGCTCGGAAGGGTGATCGGCGCGGAAATCTCCGGAGTGGACCTCGGCGCGCCGGTTTCGCCGCGGCTGCGGGCCGAGCTGAACCGCGCGCTGCTGGAGTGGAAGGTGCTCTTCTTCCGCGACCAGCACATCACGTCGCAGCAGCAGCGCGCGTTCGCCGCCAACTGGGGCGAGCTGGAGACCAACCCGTTCATCCCGCGGGGCGATTCCGACGAGGTCGTGCGGTTCACCCGCACCGCCGGGATGCCCGGGTACGAAAACATCTGGCACACCGACGTCACCTGGCGGCCGAACCCGGCGCTCGGTTCGGTGCTGCGGCTCGTCGAGGTCCCGCCGATCGGCGGCGACACGATGTGGGCCGACATGGCCGCCGCCTACGACAACCTGCCCGCCGACGTCCGCGAGCGGATCGACGGCCTCACCGCGGTGCACGATTTCGTCCCCGGTTTCGACCGGTTCACCGACCCGGACCTGCTGGCCCAGTGGCAGGACGCGTACCCGCCGGTCGAGCACCCGGTGGTGCGGACCCATCCGGAGACCGGACGGCGGACGTTGTTCGTCAACCAGGCGTTCACCACGCACATCGTCGGCCTCGACCGCGGCGAAAGCGACCGGCTGCTGCGGTATTTGTTCCTGCAGGCGCACACGCCGGAGTTCCAGGTGCGCTTCCGCTGGGAGCCGGATTCGGTGGCGTTCTGGGACAACCGCGCGACCCAGCACTACGCGGTCAACGACTACCACCCGCACGTCCGGATCGCCGAACGCGTCGCGATCGTCGGGGACCGGCCGTACTGA
- a CDS encoding tRNA adenosine deaminase-associated protein, with protein sequence MAVQEPVTGFAIAVVREDGRWRCSALDSSALTELDAAITELGKLRSTGAAFGLLAVDDEFFVIVRPSPRGPSLLLSDAAAALDYDIAADVLDVLRVDPPDEDDDAVWPEGDLEILADLGLPGGELEVIVGEVDLYPDEQLQMIAQRCGFEAEFSKLLDQL encoded by the coding sequence ATGGCGGTGCAAGAGCCGGTCACGGGCTTCGCGATAGCTGTGGTCCGTGAAGACGGTCGGTGGCGGTGCAGTGCGCTCGATTCCTCGGCGCTCACAGAACTGGATGCGGCGATCACCGAGCTGGGCAAGCTCCGGTCGACCGGGGCGGCGTTCGGCCTGCTGGCCGTCGACGACGAGTTCTTCGTGATCGTCCGGCCGAGCCCGAGGGGACCGTCGCTGCTGCTGTCTGACGCCGCCGCGGCGCTCGACTACGACATCGCGGCCGACGTCCTCGACGTCCTGCGCGTCGACCCCCCGGACGAGGACGACGACGCGGTCTGGCCCGAGGGCGACCTCGAAATCCTGGCCGACCTCGGCCTGCCCGGCGGCGAACTGGAGGTGATCGTCGGCGAGGTCGACCTCTACCCGGACGAACAGCTCCAGATGATCGCCCAGCGGTGCGGCTTCGAGGCCGAGTTCTCGAAACTGCTGGACCAGCTCTGA
- a CDS encoding nucleoside deaminase yields MRAALDAARAPGADVPIGAVVFDPDGRPLAAARNARVELADPTAHAEILALRAAAREFGDGWRLEGCTLAVTLEPCTMCAGALVLARVARLVFGAWEPKTGAVSSLWDVVRDRRLNHRPEVHGGVLESDCAALLEAYFADRRLGAE; encoded by the coding sequence GTGCGGGCCGCGCTCGACGCGGCCCGCGCCCCCGGTGCCGACGTGCCCATCGGCGCGGTCGTCTTCGACCCCGACGGGCGCCCGCTGGCCGCGGCCCGCAACGCGCGCGTCGAACTGGCCGACCCCACGGCGCACGCGGAGATCCTCGCCCTGCGCGCGGCGGCCCGCGAGTTCGGCGACGGCTGGCGGCTGGAGGGCTGCACCCTCGCGGTCACGCTGGAACCCTGCACGATGTGCGCCGGCGCGCTCGTGCTCGCCCGCGTCGCGCGGCTGGTGTTCGGAGCCTGGGAGCCCAAGACGGGCGCGGTGTCGTCGCTGTGGGACGTCGTGCGCGACCGCCGCCTCAACCACCGGCCGGAAGTCCACGGCGGTGTGCTCGAAAGCGACTGCGCGGCCCTGCTCGAGGCGTACTTCGCGGACCGCCGGCTAGGGGCCGAGTAA
- a CDS encoding endonuclease/exonuclease/phosphatase family protein, producing MPAAAAPSADALIAEVYGGGGNSGATLTNDFIELANHGGAPVALDGYSVQYLPGSASASSKWQVTPLTGSVAPKGRYLVAEGKGNGGTVALPTPDATGGIAMSATAGTVALVSDSAPLTCKTAADCLADSRVKDLVGFGDAVVREGNPAAAPSNTTSVARAATLADTDDNSADFTVGDPTPTNTKGETTGTQPGEPGVPAKIHDIQGTTRISPFKDKQVEDVTGIVTAVRSFGSARGFWITDPHPDSDPRTSEGLFVFTGSTTPAVAVGDAITARGKVKEYYPDAPATSNYQSLTELTSAQWTVDSAGNPLPAPTVLTPDQVPDVLAPNAGGNIESLPLEPSKYALDFWEAHESEIVQISDARVVGPSNKYGELYVTTKPQQNPTPRGGTVYLGYDKINTGVLKVQSIIPAAQQAAPKVNTGDVLTGVTSGPVEYSNYGGYTLLASKLGAAKDNKLQRETTRKQRPGELSVATYNVENLAPSDSDTKYAQLAHGIVDNLATPDIVTLEEIQDNSGATDDGTVDADATLKKFTDTIVAAGGPQYQWRQINPVNDEDGGQPGGNIRVGFLFNPARVSFVDRPGGSPTSSVGVVSDHGKAHLTQSPGRVDPGNEAWEDSRKPLAGEFVFRGRTVFVLANHFNSKGGDQPTHGRYQPPTRSSEVQRQKQATVLQGFVAQLLGADPRANVVVAGDLNDYQFSPALAKLTSGGLLKDLISTLPPAERYSYVYEGQSQVLDHILASGAPRGVDYDVVHVNAEFADQASDHDPQVVRFRPSAGNPFADFANDVLDQLDRLLHRTA from the coding sequence GTGCCCGCTGCCGCGGCGCCGAGCGCGGACGCCCTGATCGCCGAGGTCTACGGCGGCGGCGGCAATTCCGGCGCCACGCTCACCAACGACTTCATCGAACTGGCCAACCACGGCGGCGCGCCGGTCGCGCTCGACGGGTACAGCGTCCAGTACCTGCCCGGTTCGGCGAGCGCGTCGAGCAAGTGGCAGGTCACGCCGCTCACCGGGTCCGTCGCGCCGAAGGGCCGCTACCTCGTCGCGGAGGGGAAGGGGAACGGCGGCACGGTCGCGCTGCCGACGCCCGACGCGACCGGCGGCATCGCGATGTCCGCGACCGCGGGCACCGTCGCGCTCGTGTCCGACAGCGCGCCGCTGACCTGCAAGACCGCCGCTGACTGCCTGGCCGACAGCCGCGTCAAGGACCTCGTCGGCTTCGGCGATGCCGTTGTCCGCGAAGGAAATCCGGCCGCCGCGCCGTCCAACACGACCTCGGTCGCGCGGGCGGCGACGCTCGCCGACACCGACGACAACAGCGCGGACTTCACCGTCGGCGACCCGACGCCCACCAACACCAAGGGCGAGACCACCGGCACGCAGCCGGGCGAACCGGGTGTTCCGGCGAAGATCCACGACATCCAGGGCACGACGCGGATCTCGCCGTTCAAGGACAAGCAGGTCGAGGACGTCACCGGCATCGTCACCGCGGTGCGGAGCTTCGGTTCGGCGCGCGGGTTCTGGATCACCGACCCGCATCCGGACAGCGACCCGCGCACCAGCGAGGGCCTGTTCGTCTTCACCGGCTCGACGACGCCGGCGGTCGCGGTCGGCGACGCGATCACCGCGCGGGGCAAGGTCAAGGAGTACTACCCGGACGCGCCCGCGACGTCGAACTACCAGTCGCTGACCGAGCTGACCAGTGCACAGTGGACGGTCGACTCGGCGGGCAACCCGCTGCCCGCCCCGACCGTGCTGACCCCGGACCAGGTGCCGGATGTGCTGGCTCCCAACGCGGGCGGCAACATCGAGTCGTTGCCGCTCGAGCCGTCGAAGTACGCGCTGGACTTCTGGGAAGCGCACGAAAGCGAGATCGTCCAGATCTCGGACGCGCGCGTGGTCGGGCCGAGCAACAAGTACGGCGAGCTTTACGTGACCACGAAACCGCAGCAGAACCCGACCCCGCGCGGCGGCACGGTTTACCTCGGCTACGACAAGATCAACACTGGCGTGCTGAAGGTGCAGTCGATCATTCCGGCCGCGCAGCAGGCGGCTCCGAAGGTCAACACCGGCGACGTGCTCACCGGCGTCACCTCCGGCCCGGTGGAGTACAGCAACTACGGCGGCTACACGCTGCTCGCGTCGAAGCTGGGTGCGGCCAAGGACAACAAGCTGCAGAGGGAAACGACGCGCAAACAGCGTCCGGGCGAGCTTTCGGTGGCGACGTACAACGTCGAGAACCTCGCACCGTCCGATTCGGACACCAAGTACGCGCAGCTCGCGCACGGCATCGTCGACAACCTCGCGACGCCGGACATCGTTACCCTGGAAGAAATTCAGGACAACAGCGGCGCGACCGACGACGGCACGGTCGATGCCGACGCGACGCTGAAGAAGTTCACCGACACGATCGTTGCCGCGGGCGGACCGCAGTACCAGTGGCGGCAGATCAACCCGGTGAACGACGAGGACGGCGGACAGCCGGGCGGCAACATCCGCGTCGGCTTCCTGTTCAACCCGGCGCGGGTGTCCTTTGTGGATCGACCGGGCGGCAGCCCGACCTCTTCGGTGGGCGTGGTTTCCGACCACGGCAAGGCGCATCTGACGCAGTCGCCGGGCCGGGTCGACCCGGGCAACGAGGCGTGGGAGGACAGCCGCAAGCCGTTGGCGGGCGAGTTCGTGTTCCGCGGCCGCACGGTTTTCGTGCTGGCCAACCACTTCAACTCGAAGGGCGGCGACCAGCCGACGCACGGCCGCTACCAGCCGCCGACGCGCAGCTCCGAGGTGCAGCGACAGAAGCAGGCGACTGTGCTGCAGGGTTTTGTGGCGCAGCTGCTCGGGGCGGACCCGCGGGCGAACGTCGTGGTGGCCGGTGACTTGAACGACTACCAGTTCTCGCCGGCGTTGGCGAAGCTGACCTCGGGTGGGTTGTTGAAGGACCTGATTTCGACGCTGCCTCCGGCTGAGCGGTACAGCTACGTGTACGAGGGGCAATCGCAGGTGCTGGACCACATTCTGGCGTCGGGTGCTCCGCGCGGGGTGGATTACGACGTCGTGCATGTGAATGCCGAGTTCGCTGACCAGGCCAGCGATCACGACCCGCAGGTGGTGCGCTTCCGTCCTTCGGCGGGGAATCCGTTCGCGGACTTCGCGAACGACGTGCTCGACCAGCTGGACCGCTTGCTGCACCGAACGGCGTAG
- a CDS encoding SAM-dependent methyltransferase, with protein sequence MSGELPAVGKTAVGVAGLRALESGRPDRLFEDPYAGAFFHAGRAIFEGRENHRELGMVFAQQVAIRTRFFDDFVAGGTQTVLLAAGLDARAFRLDWPDGARVFEVDLPDVLAFKETVLAEQGARARCERTVVPVDLRDDWVTALRDKGFDPGKPTVWLAEGLLVYLSRDEAERLLTAVTEVSAPGSRISFEHRPDGDRDGLLERARKYGGEVTALWRGGLAGDAPEWLAEHGWRPETVTVAELSVRYGREPLEHTRGGFVLATR encoded by the coding sequence ATGAGCGGAGAGCTTCCGGCTGTTGGCAAGACTGCGGTGGGGGTCGCCGGGCTGCGGGCGTTGGAGAGCGGGCGGCCGGATCGGCTGTTCGAGGATCCGTACGCGGGGGCGTTTTTCCACGCCGGGCGCGCGATCTTCGAGGGCCGGGAGAATCACCGCGAGCTGGGGATGGTGTTCGCGCAGCAGGTCGCGATCCGCACCCGGTTCTTTGACGACTTCGTCGCTGGTGGCACGCAGACGGTGCTTCTCGCGGCCGGGCTCGACGCGCGGGCGTTCCGGCTCGACTGGCCCGACGGGGCGCGCGTGTTCGAGGTCGACCTGCCGGACGTGCTCGCGTTCAAGGAAACCGTGCTGGCCGAACAAGGGGCGCGCGCCCGGTGTGAGCGGACGGTGGTCCCGGTGGACCTGCGGGACGACTGGGTCACTGCCTTGCGCGACAAGGGATTCGACCCGGGCAAGCCGACGGTGTGGCTTGCCGAGGGGCTGCTGGTCTACCTCAGCCGTGACGAGGCGGAGCGGCTGCTCACGGCCGTCACCGAGGTGTCCGCACCGGGCAGTCGGATTTCGTTCGAGCATCGGCCGGACGGCGATCGCGACGGATTGCTGGAGCGGGCGCGCAAATACGGCGGCGAGGTCACGGCGCTCTGGCGCGGCGGGCTCGCGGGCGACGCTCCGGAGTGGCTCGCCGAGCACGGCTGGCGGCCGGAAACCGTTACGGTGGCGGAACTTTCCGTCCGGTACGGGCGTGAACCGCTGGAGCACACTCGCGGCGGATTCGTGCTCGCGACCCGTTAA
- a CDS encoding FtsK/SpoIIIE domain-containing protein, translating to MASKAAEQRNRVQTALDRVRHQIGLVLGAAAGAREMAEAEVARLTLEQEIVRVGMDHADPAQQTEWARHPAAHEVFAALGGTRAAFYTDWSAGPGELRDLVAAHAPGPAGRPPSEWLGRVGTNPGVTAPGLWRVGSATAAGRDISRTFDVAVPLLDESHLAITSAPKTRPVVDGIVQGLLMRVLSAFEPGAVKIHLWDVGQLTAILPDLYPLSRTSALSLYDPTRLEDLLDELAGHIRRIHATGMQAGHTSLRELRKATGQRLEPYRIAVLYGNGETLDAERARDLKRVASGALAAGICLILVDVPTAVSASIETLSLLDERRAVSSMTGSDLVVDLDPPMPSGQVIRAANRIAEALISKQGGPRSFADLMPAEIGQESSARELRAPIGFHEGEAVEVVIGDASPHALIGGPSGSGKTNFLYALLGSLAARYSPDELALYLLDFKEGVSFAGLAPGRKDSSWLPHAKLVGVNVNTDREFGLALLRFLADELRRRSAAAKEHEVTNLADLREQDPGGHWPRIVAVIDEFQYLFAGRDQVTAQATQLLEDIARRGRSQGIHLVLASQDVAGIEAFWGKPAVFEQCTLRIAMPKARRVLAETNNAAVSAPKWHAVINHDSGVAHGNQLAHVPDASTRNVFVNLQQKLWELYAGRFTRPRLFDGAHSPVLEQFPAFMELKPSPQPRAILGQSIDVTEAACGVELPRVPGRNVAVLGGATAEALSIMDSAARSLSKQLKEGEVEFLLHCPIEASSSAVVDLKDRLVAEGHLATLTDNLSADLETIVDSLDTTTPRILLLYGVDAALPSLEAKAVGQLKSGLDHLRTLLKNGPSHGVHTIGWWRSVARLKDTLGFGGTDDIGTWAALDVQGNELSPFAAGQVVHWSPRPGRALFFDRTTHGAPEVIIPFQRPETEPTAGGTP from the coding sequence ATGGCCAGCAAGGCAGCCGAGCAGCGCAACCGTGTGCAAACCGCCCTCGACCGGGTCCGGCACCAGATCGGGCTCGTGCTCGGGGCCGCGGCGGGCGCGCGCGAAATGGCCGAGGCCGAGGTGGCCCGGCTGACGCTGGAACAGGAGATCGTCCGGGTCGGCATGGACCACGCCGATCCGGCGCAGCAGACGGAGTGGGCCCGGCATCCGGCGGCGCACGAGGTGTTCGCCGCGCTCGGCGGCACCCGCGCCGCCTTCTACACCGACTGGAGCGCCGGTCCCGGCGAACTGCGCGACCTCGTCGCCGCGCACGCGCCGGGCCCGGCCGGGCGGCCGCCGAGCGAATGGCTCGGCCGCGTCGGCACGAATCCGGGCGTCACCGCGCCCGGCCTGTGGCGGGTCGGGTCGGCCACCGCGGCCGGCCGCGACATCTCGCGCACGTTCGACGTCGCCGTGCCGCTGCTGGACGAATCGCACCTGGCCATCACGTCCGCGCCGAAAACGCGGCCGGTGGTCGACGGAATCGTGCAGGGCCTGCTGATGCGCGTGCTGTCCGCGTTCGAGCCCGGTGCGGTGAAAATCCACCTGTGGGACGTCGGGCAGCTCACCGCGATCCTGCCGGACCTGTACCCGCTCAGCCGCACGAGCGCGCTGTCGCTGTACGACCCGACGCGGCTGGAGGATCTGCTCGACGAACTCGCCGGGCACATCCGCCGGATCCACGCCACCGGCATGCAGGCGGGCCACACCTCGTTGCGGGAACTGCGAAAAGCCACCGGCCAGCGCTTGGAGCCGTACCGGATCGCGGTGCTGTACGGCAACGGCGAAACCCTCGACGCGGAACGCGCGCGCGACCTCAAACGCGTGGCCAGCGGCGCGCTCGCGGCCGGGATCTGCCTGATCCTGGTGGACGTGCCGACCGCGGTGAGCGCGTCGATCGAAACGCTCAGCCTGCTGGACGAACGCCGCGCGGTCAGCAGCATGACCGGCAGCGACCTGGTCGTCGACCTCGACCCGCCGATGCCGTCCGGGCAGGTCATCCGCGCGGCGAACCGCATCGCCGAAGCCCTGATTTCCAAACAGGGCGGCCCGCGTTCGTTCGCCGACCTGATGCCCGCCGAGATCGGACAGGAGAGTTCCGCGCGGGAATTGCGCGCCCCGATCGGGTTCCACGAGGGCGAAGCCGTCGAAGTGGTGATCGGCGACGCGAGCCCGCACGCGCTCATCGGCGGCCCGAGCGGTTCCGGGAAAACGAACTTCCTGTACGCCTTGCTCGGCAGCCTCGCCGCGCGCTACTCGCCGGACGAGCTGGCGTTGTACCTGCTGGACTTCAAGGAAGGCGTCTCGTTCGCCGGTCTCGCGCCCGGTCGCAAGGACTCCAGCTGGCTGCCGCACGCGAAACTCGTCGGCGTCAACGTCAACACCGACCGCGAATTCGGCCTGGCGCTGCTGCGCTTCCTCGCCGACGAATTGCGCCGCCGGTCCGCCGCGGCCAAGGAGCATGAGGTCACGAACCTGGCCGACCTGCGCGAACAGGATCCGGGCGGACACTGGCCGCGGATCGTCGCGGTGATCGACGAATTCCAGTACCTCTTCGCCGGACGCGACCAGGTCACCGCGCAGGCCACGCAATTGCTCGAAGACATCGCGCGCCGCGGTCGTTCGCAGGGCATCCACCTGGTGCTGGCCAGCCAGGACGTCGCGGGCATCGAAGCCTTCTGGGGCAAACCCGCGGTCTTCGAGCAATGCACGCTGCGCATCGCGATGCCGAAGGCGCGCCGGGTGCTCGCGGAAACGAACAACGCGGCCGTCTCCGCTCCCAAGTGGCACGCGGTGATCAACCACGATTCCGGTGTCGCGCACGGCAACCAGCTCGCGCACGTCCCGGATGCGAGCACCCGCAACGTTTTCGTGAACCTGCAGCAAAAACTGTGGGAACTCTACGCCGGCCGGTTTACCCGGCCGCGTCTGTTCGACGGGGCGCATTCGCCGGTGCTGGAACAGTTCCCGGCGTTTATGGAACTCAAGCCGAGCCCCCAGCCGCGGGCGATCCTCGGCCAGTCGATCGACGTCACCGAGGCCGCCTGCGGGGTCGAACTGCCCCGAGTTCCCGGCCGAAACGTCGCGGTCCTCGGCGGCGCGACCGCGGAAGCGCTGTCCATTATGGACTCCGCGGCTCGCTCGCTTTCCAAGCAGCTCAAGGAAGGCGAAGTCGAGTTCCTGCTGCATTGCCCGATCGAAGCGAGTTCGTCAGCCGTCGTGGACCTCAAGGACCGGCTGGTCGCCGAAGGACATCTCGCGACGCTGACCGACAACCTGTCCGCTGACCTGGAGACCATCGTCGATTCGCTCGACACGACGACGCCGCGCATCCTGCTGCTGTACGGAGTGGACGCCGCGCTGCCGTCTTTGGAAGCCAAGGCCGTCGGTCAGCTGAAGAGCGGCCTGGACCACCTGCGCACGCTGCTGAAAAACGGCCCGTCGCACGGCGTCCACACCATCGGCTGGTGGCGCAGCGTCGCCCGGCTCAAGGACACCCTCGGCTTCGGCGGCACGGACGACATCGGCACCTGGGCCGCGCTGGACGTCCAGGGCAACGAACTGTCCCCGTTCGCCGCGGGCCAGGTCGTGCACTGGTCGCCCCGCCCGGGCCGGGCTTTGTTCTTCGACCGCACCACGCACGGGGCGCCGGAAGTCATCATCCCGTTCCAGCGCCCGGAAACCGAGCCGACCGCGGGAGGCACGCCGTGA
- a CDS encoding TetR/AcrR family transcriptional regulator: MDRTASRPRKADAIFSATLALLAERGYDALTVEAVAARAGVHKTTIYRTWATKDEVLADALVQAPELTFEIPDTGSLRGDLLELARQIHRLLTDPANRRVITAVVSALPDRAATAEAAGRFFADRLGREQAVFDRAHDRGELADPADAEMIMDLLGGNLWFHTLIRANSADDVYLERLVDTVLTGVPR, translated from the coding sequence ATGGACCGGACCGCCTCCCGTCCGCGCAAGGCGGACGCCATCTTCTCCGCGACCCTCGCGCTGCTGGCCGAACGCGGTTACGACGCCTTGACCGTCGAAGCGGTCGCCGCGCGAGCCGGGGTGCACAAAACGACGATCTACCGCACGTGGGCGACCAAGGACGAGGTCCTCGCCGACGCCCTCGTCCAGGCCCCGGAGCTGACCTTCGAGATCCCCGACACCGGGTCGCTGCGCGGCGATCTCCTCGAACTGGCGAGGCAGATCCACCGGCTGCTGACCGATCCGGCGAACCGGCGCGTCATCACGGCCGTCGTCTCCGCGCTGCCGGACCGGGCCGCCACCGCCGAGGCCGCCGGACGCTTTTTCGCCGACCGCCTCGGCCGTGAGCAGGCCGTTTTCGACCGCGCCCACGACCGAGGCGAACTCGCCGATCCCGCGGATGCGGAAATGATCATGGATCTGCTCGGCGGGAACCTCTGGTTCCACACCTTGATCCGGGCGAACTCCGCCGACGACGTCTATCTCGAACGACTCGTCGACACCGTCCTCACCGGGGTACCCCGCTGA